In Ipomoea triloba cultivar NCNSP0323 chromosome 7, ASM357664v1, a single genomic region encodes these proteins:
- the LOC116025073 gene encoding PH, RCC1 and FYVE domains-containing protein 1-like: MSSLDAGRTGGPVERDIEQAIIALKKGACLLKYGRRGKPKFCPFRLANDESALIWFSGKEEKYLKLSHVSRIISGQRTPIFQRYPRPEKEYQSFSLIYNDRSLDLICKDKEEAEVWFSGLKALISRGHQRKWRTESRSDGISSGANSPRTYTRRSSPLHSPFGSGDSLQKDVGDQLRLHSPYGSPPKNGLDKAFSDVMLLPPKGVFPPDSASGSLHSISSGGSDGIHGHIKTMGIDAFRVSLSSAVSSSSQGSGHDDSDALGDVFIWGEGTGDGVLGGGLQKVGSHFGIKMDSLLPKALESAVVLDVQNIACGGQHAALVTKQGEIFSWGEESGGRLGHGVDSDVLHPKLIDALSNTSIELVACGEHHTCAVTLSGDLYTWGDGHFGLLGHGNEVSHWVPKRVNGPLEGIHVSCIACGPWHTAVVTSAGQLFTFGDGTFGVLGHGDRKSVSKPREVESLKGLRTVRAACGVWHTAAVVEVMVGNSSSSNCSSGKLFTWGDGDKGRLGHGDRESRLVPTCVAALVEPNFCQVACGHSLTVALTTLGQVYTMGSPVYGQLGNPQADGKLPCRVEGKLAKSFVEEITCGAYHVAVLTSRTEVFTWGKGANGRLGHGDMDDRNSPTSVEALKDKQVKSIACGSNFTAVICLHKWVSGVDQSMCSGCRLPFNFKRKRHNCYNCGLVYCHSCSGKKSLRASMAPNPNKPYRVCDSCFYKLKKAAETDASSHSSVSRRGTKDQGLSDGIDKDEKLETRSRPQLNRFSSMESFKQVETRSSKQKKKLEFNSSRVSPIPNGSSQWGALNLSKPFNPVFGSSKKFFSASVPGSRIVSRATSPISRRPSPPRSTTPTPTLGGLTSPKIVLDDAKKTNDSLSQEVTRLRSQVENLTRKAQAQEIELERTTKQLKEAIAIAGEETAKCKAAKEVIKSLTAQLKEMAERLPVGAARNIKSPTLASISSNALSSDTSNVSIDHVNGEVICQELESNGPNSQSLSNGSSTACTIRNAGYIRQGNSEASARNGSRGKESESRNENEWVEQDEPGVYITLTSLPGGLKDLKRVRFSRKRFSEKQAEQWWAENRARVYEKYNVRMADKSSIAAGSEE; the protein is encoded by the exons GATGAGTCTGCTCTAATATGGTTTTCGGGTAAAGAGGAGAAATACCTCAAACTGAGTCATGTCTCCAGAATAATATCTGGGCAGCGCACT CCCATTTTCCAAAGGTACCCAAGGCCTGAGAAGGAGTATCAATCATTTTCCCTAATATACAATGATAGGTCACTGGATCTG ATATGTAAAGATAAAGAGGAGGCAGAGGTCTGGTTTAGTGGGTTGAAGGCATTGATTTCACGTGGTCATCAACGAAAATGGAGGACAGAATCAAGAAGTGATGGGATCTCATCAGGTGCTAATAGTCCCAGGACTTACACACGAAGAAGTTCTCCACTGCATTCTCCATTTGGTAGTGGTGATAGCCTGCAGAAG GATGTTGGTGATCAGCTACGGCTCCATAGTCCATATGGAAGCCCACCTAAAAATGGTCTGGATAAGGCATTTTCTGATGTGATGTTGTTGCCTCCCAAAGGGGTTTTCCCTCCAGATTCTGCTAGTGGTTCTCTTCATTCCATATCTTCTGGAGGTTCAGATGGGATACATGGTCATATAAAGACAATGGGGATAGATGCTTTTAGGGTAAGCCTTTCAAGTGCAGTTAGCTCATCAAGCCAAGGTTCTGGGCATGATGACAGTGATGCATTAGGTGATGTTTTTATCTGGGGAGAGGGTACAGGGGATGGTGTATTGGGTGGTGGACTTCAAAAAGTTGGCAGCCATTTTGGGATTAAAATGGATTCTTTATTGCCTAAAGCTTTAGAATCTGCTGTTGTACTAGATGTACAGAATATCGCATGTGGCGGACAACATGCTGCACTTGTGACAAAGCAAGGAGAGATATTCTCTTGGGGTGAGGAATCAGGAGGCAGGCTTGGACATGGTGTTGATTCTGATGTTTTGCATCCAAAGCTTATAGATGCCCTAAGTAATACAAGCATAGAGCTTGTTGCATGTGGTGAACATCATACCTGTGCAGTAACACTTTCTGGTGATTTGTACACATGGGGTGATGGCCATTTTGGTCTTCTTGGGCATGGCAATGAAGTGAGTCATTGGGTCCCAAAAAGAGTTAATGGGCCTTTGGAGGGTATACACGTCTCATGTATTGCTTGTGGGCCCTGGCACACTGCTGTTGTGACCTCTGCTGGGCAATTGTTTACTTTTGGTGATGGGACTTTTGGTGTTCTTGGCCACGGAGATCGGAAAAGTGTTTCCAAACCTAGGGAGGTGGAATCTCTTAAGGGACTTAGAACTGTACGAGCTGCTTGTGGCGTTTGGCATACTGCTGCTGTTGTAGAAGTCATGGTTGGAAACTCAAGTTCCAGCAATTGTTCTTCAGGAAAACTATTTACATGGGGAGATGGTGATAAGGGCCGATTAGGACATGGTGATAGGGAATCAAGACTTGTACCAACCTGTGTGGCTGCCCTTGTTGAACCCAATTTTTGCCAGGTCGCTTGTGGACATAGCCTAACTGTTGCTTTAACCACGTTAGGCCAAGTATACACTATGGGCAGTCCAGTTTATGGGCAGTTAGGAAATCCTCAAGCTGATGGAAAACTTCCATGTCGTGTTGAAGGAAAACTTGCAAAGAGTTTCGTGGAGGAGATAACTTGTGGCGCTTACCATGTTGCTGTGTTGACTTCTAGAACTGAAGTGTTTACATGGGGAAAGGGAGCAAATGGAAGATTAGGTCACGGGGACATGGACGATAGAAATTCACCGACCTCAGTGGAAGCTTTGAAAGATAAGCAAGTTAAAAGTATTGCTTGTGGTTCCAATTTTACTGCAGTTATCTGCCTTCACAAATGGGTCTCAGGGGTTGATCAATCTATGTGTTCTGGCTGTCGACTTCCTTTTAATTTCAAAAGGAAACGCCATAACTGTTATAACTGTGGACTTGTCTATTGTCATTCATGCAGCGGTAAGAAATCATTGAGGGCATCAATGGCACCAAATCCCAATAAACCATATCGAGTCTGTGATAGttgtttttataaattgaaaaaagCTGCTGAAACTGATGCTTCATCTCATTCTTCTGTGAGTAGAAGAGGAACTAAAGATCAGGGGCTAAGTGATGGTATAGACAAAGATGAGAAGTTGGAAACACGGTCCAGACCTCAACTTAATAGGTTTTCTTCAATGGAATCGTTCAAACAAGTGGAAACCCGCTCTTCCAAGCAAAAGAAGAAGTTGGAATTCAATAGCAGTCGTGTTTCACCTATTCCTAATGGAAGCTCCCAGTGGGGAGCTCTCAATCTGTCCAAACCTTTTAATCCAGTATTTGGTTCATCAAAGAAGTTTTTTTCAGCTTCAGTTCCAGGTTCAAGAATTGTTTCTAGAGCAACATCTCCGATATCGAGACGGCCCAGTCCGCCTCGTTCTACTACACCAACTCCAACCCTTGGTGGCCTCACTTCACCAAAGATTGTACTGGATGATGCTAAGAAAACCAATGATAGCCTTAGCCAAGAGGTTACTAGACTGAGATCACAG GTGGAAAATCTTACACGCAAGGCTCAAGCTCAAGAGATAGAACTGGAAAGAACTACCAAGCAGCTGAAGGAGGCAATAGCAATAGCTGGGGAGGAGACTGCCAAATGCAAAGCAGCAAAAGAAGTGATCAAGTCACTCACTGCTCAG CTGAAGGAAATGGCTGAAAGGCTGCCTGTTGGTGCTGCCCGGAACATCAAATCTCCCACACTTGCTTCCATTAGCTCAAATGCTCTCTCTAGTGACACTTCAAATGTGTCTATTGACCATGTCAATGGTGAAGTCATATGCCAAGAATTGGAGTCAAATGGACCTAACTCCCAATCACTTTCTAATGGGTCAAGTACTGCTTGTACTATCCGCAATGCTGGTTATATCAGGCAAGGAAATTCGGAAGCCTCAGCGAGAAATGGAAGCAGAGGGAAAGAAAGTGAATCCCGAAATGAGAATGAATGGGTTGAGCAAGATGAACCCGGTGTATATATTACACTTACTTCCTTGCCAGGAGGCTTGAAGGATCTTAAGCGTGTTCGCTTCAG CCGGAAGCGGTTTAGCGAAAAACAAGCGGAGCAATGGTGGGCAGAGAACCGTGCAAGAGTATATGAAAAATACAACGTACGCATGGCTGATAAGTCGAGTATTGCTGCTGGAAGCGAGGAGTAA